The genomic segment GATTCAATAAATGAGGTAAAAGGGACTTCTAGCCAAATAACATCCTCTCCTGGTTTTAAAACTTCCGATATCCAATGAGGATTATAAGCATAATAGAGAATAGGTTCGCCTTGCTCATAGCGCTCGATCTCCTCTTCCAATAAGGAAAGATAAAGACCTTTTTTCTGCTCTACAGTTAAGTTGAGATCGTAAACATCTAGATGGTGGTCTACAATTTGCTCGCAAAACCAACCGGGATTGCAACCGACTAAATTGGCTTTGCCATTCCCATCAGAATCAAACAATCGAGCAATTTTCGGGTCTTGTAACTGTTGAATATTGGTAATGTTATATTCATCGGCTGTTTTTTTATCGATCTGATATCCTTTGATGGAGCGATTGACTAATATACCAACTCGCTTTATTTTATCGTTACCACCGGCTTGGTTGAAAAATTGGGTATGGGCCAGTTTATAATTAACTACACTATAGTCAATATCGCCATTAGCGACAGCTACATAGGTCGAGATATAGTCCATTGTTCTTGGAGTCTCAATCTGATAACCCAGTTTTTCCAACCCAAGATTAACAATGGTGGTTTGAAATACTTCTTCAGTCCAATCACTATAAGCCGAACGGATTTGGGTTTGCTCTACTGAAGAGGTGGGTTGACAGGCAACGAAACAGAGGAGCAGAGTAATAAGAATAAGGAATAAGTAAAAAGGTTTAAATAATTTGGATATCATCGTGGTCTCAGTCCTTGCTAAATCACAGCGATAGAGGAAGATGAGAACGGTTATATGCACCGATCTCTCCTTCCTGATTGTTACGTTTCCGATCGCGAATTCAAGTTAGATCGAATGGCCGATGCTCAATTTAAGATTCTTTCAGAATTCGTGCTAGGGTTGCGTTTAATGTCGCATTATCGCTCAAAAAGTTTTGGTGAGAGCGAGCGGTGGAATGAAACTGAGTGCCGCTTTCTCTGGTATTTGGGGCTAAGATCCAGTCTACTTGTTCGGATTCAATCCACTGTTGGAGTTGAACCTCCTGACGGATGAATTTTTCCATACCGACGATCGCAGTTCCTTCTGCGTGAGTTGGCGAAAAGGGGATGCGCGGCTTTTCTTCTAGAGCATGAGCAATGAGATAGAGTAAAGAACGATGGTAAATGTTAGCACAATTATCGTTTTGTTCGACTTCATCGGTTAGGGTAAATAAGGAGAAGCGATCGATCTTATTGGTTGCGATCGCGCTGCCGTAGGTTTGGTAAAATTCTGCCATTGTCGAAGCTGGAGCCCACAAACTACAGGAGGCAATATTCTTTTGACCGTAACCCACATCTCCCGCTAAAGGAGCATTGCCAATTAATCCTTCTGTAGCGAACAGTTGCACGAGTGGAGCTAATAATAAACTCCCCGTACTATGAGCAATTAAATGTAATTCTACATTGGGTTCTGCAGCCATTAGCTCGGAGAGAAATTGCAGGACTAATCGCATTCCACCATGATAGGATTGGCTCGCTTGAATGGCTTGGTTTTTCACGGCACTCCATTGCACCGCTCCATCATTTTGCCGGACGACTGGCTCTAAGGCATCGTCGAGGCGATCGCGCATAAAGTCTTGCTGGCGATCGTTGATTCCTTCCGGACGACGTTTGTTTAGAGCACCTTGCAATAGTTGCACTAAATGATTCCAAAAATGACCGTTCCACAGAAAATAGAGAGGATAAATTTCTCGTTCTAGGAATAAGGGTCGCCATCGGGCCATCATCTCGATCGCTTCATCTTGAGATTCTAAACCGCTGGGCGCGAATAAACACAGGCGCTTTTTCTGCCACGATTGGGTAATGCGCGTAAAATCTTCGGTGAGGATAGTTTGCATTGCTGAGGCAGAAGTACCATAAGTTCCCGTCGAGCTAAACCCACCGTCGCTGGCTAAACTCACCATGTGGGGACGGAGGTCGTGATAGAGATAGGAGCTGGTTTGTTTGGCATTATTGGAGCGCTTTTCTTTCGGGGAGGGTGGGTTGCGCAGAATGATGGGGACTCCCAACCTGGCGACCCAAACATCAGTGCCATTGCGCAGCCAATCATCGTAAGTCACTAAAGCAAATCCACGATTGCCCCAACCGGGGCCCCAAGAGTTTTGCAACCAAAATCCGCGATCGTCATAGGCGACAATGGCATAGGCATGACCGCCTCTGACCTTATCTTTCAGGGGAATAACGCCTTCAGCATCCATCTGTTCCCAGCCTTCGTGGACGAGTCCGGTAGCATACAGAATACCGACTTCGGCGATCGCGCTATGCATGGCCACTAAGTCTTTATGATTGACGCGATAGTAGGCACCCAAGGGACGTTGATAGGCATCTAAGGATTGAGTTTCGTTCGGGTCTTTTTTTGTTTTCCCGGAACGATGAGTCCACAGTCTGTCGGCGCAGACTCCATGTTTGTGCCAAGCTTTCATAGCACCGCGCGCGCTAGAGCCTTCGTAGTCTTCTCCCGGCCATTCGTCGTAGCGTTTGGCCATGGCATAAATCATCCAGGGACTGACTTGGGTGAGCTGACTGCTGCCTTTGCGTCGAGCGAGTAAATAATGAGCCACGGTGGCTAAGGCAAATCCAGTACAAGCCCCTTCCCGTCCTTGATCGAGAATGGGAATATTCCATTTGCGGTATTCTTCTAAGTCGATTTTTTCCGGAACTTCGACTAAGGTGGCTTCGTAGAGGCGATCGCGAAAGTCGAGAGTATCGGGACGAGTGTCTAAAATGCGATCGACAACTTTAAATATGCTTTGCATAGTCGGGGATAAGTGGTGGAGTAGGTGTACTCAAAAGGAAGTAGAGAATGTTTATTTTAGTCTTCTCGCCGTTCCCTTGAGGGGTTCTCTTGACTATATATAGCATTGACTTCCTGCTCCCACCCCTAGGTGCTTTTATTTTATTGTCAAATTGTATAAGCTCGCCATGCACCAGATATGATACCTTGAAATAGTTAAGACCTCTTAATCATTTATTAACCTATTGCCGGGAGCAGATACCATGACTCAGCACCAGCACTCGGAAAACGATCTCCTCAAAGATGGGGCCTATCTGGGCATTCAGAAATATTTCTACAAAACGATCCGATACGAACGCAAAGTCTTAGAGGACAAGGATCCGGAGAATTTACATCAGATGCGCGTGGGAATGCGGTGCTTGCGTAGTGCCGTGACGGGTTTTGCTCCCATTGTTCGATTGCCTGCTGCCATGGAGAATAAACCGATTGGTAAAATGGCCGGGGTGCTGGGTCAATTACGAGATCTCGACGTGCTCCAAGAGATTATGCAAAGCTACCAACCGCATTTAATCTCTGGAGAAAAGCGGTTGTTAACTCAAGCGCTAAAGGCTTCTATCCAACAACGTTCTAAAGCATTCAAACAGGTCAAGAAACTGCTGCGCGGCAAAAAATATCAACACTTTAAGCAGTCTGTAGAAACTTGGTTGCAAGATCCCCACTATCAAGAATATGCTCGGTTATCGGTCAGTAGTACGCTACCGGATTTGTTGTTGCCTTGCATCAATCAATTGCTGTTACACCCAGGTTGGTGGGTTGGGGTGAAGATCGAGGGAGGACAAGTGAAGCGGATAAATCGCTTAACCTTGAAAACGGCTGAATCGCAAATTTCCGATCGCGAAGATGTGTTGCACGATCTGCGCAAACAAGCCAAGCGGGTTCGCTATCAAATGAATTTGTTCTCTCAATATTATGGCTCGGATTATCAAGATTATATTATGGAGATGAAACGCATTCAGGAGGTGTTAGGAAAGATTCAAGACACTTTAATTCTCGAAGCGTTCTTGGATCGGGTACTTCCACCAAATTGGAGACAGAAGGGACCAAAACTAACAAAACAGTTGATGCAAGATCGCTATCAAGCCTGGAAAGCGTTCTACAAACTGCAACAAAAATATTTGAGTGCTGAGGGACGGCAAGGGTTGCGTCAGGCAGCGATCGCGCCATTAACGCTTCCTTCGGCATTGAACGGCAGCGATCGTA from the Roseofilum casamattae BLCC-M143 genome contains:
- the proX gene encoding glycine betaine/L-proline ABC transporter substrate-binding protein ProX, with protein sequence MISKLFKPFYLFLILITLLLCFVACQPTSSVEQTQIRSAYSDWTEEVFQTTIVNLGLEKLGYQIETPRTMDYISTYVAVANGDIDYSVVNYKLAHTQFFNQAGGNDKIKRVGILVNRSIKGYQIDKKTADEYNITNIQQLQDPKIARLFDSDGNGKANLVGCNPGWFCEQIVDHHLDVYDLNLTVEQKKGLYLSLLEEEIERYEQGEPILYYAYNPHWISEVLKPGEDVIWLEVPFTSFIESQKELSPENTIVDGKNLGFTIDSQHIFANTKFIQENPAAKRWFELVQIPLEDMNAESLLIKQGEDSPEDIARHGQAWVAQHQELFDRWLAEAKLARTK
- a CDS encoding C1 family peptidase translates to MQSIFKVVDRILDTRPDTLDFRDRLYEATLVEVPEKIDLEEYRKWNIPILDQGREGACTGFALATVAHYLLARRKGSSQLTQVSPWMIYAMAKRYDEWPGEDYEGSSARGAMKAWHKHGVCADRLWTHRSGKTKKDPNETQSLDAYQRPLGAYYRVNHKDLVAMHSAIAEVGILYATGLVHEGWEQMDAEGVIPLKDKVRGGHAYAIVAYDDRGFWLQNSWGPGWGNRGFALVTYDDWLRNGTDVWVARLGVPIILRNPPSPKEKRSNNAKQTSSYLYHDLRPHMVSLASDGGFSSTGTYGTSASAMQTILTEDFTRITQSWQKKRLCLFAPSGLESQDEAIEMMARWRPLFLEREIYPLYFLWNGHFWNHLVQLLQGALNKRRPEGINDRQQDFMRDRLDDALEPVVRQNDGAVQWSAVKNQAIQASQSYHGGMRLVLQFLSELMAAEPNVELHLIAHSTGSLLLAPLVQLFATEGLIGNAPLAGDVGYGQKNIASCSLWAPASTMAEFYQTYGSAIATNKIDRFSLFTLTDEVEQNDNCANIYHRSLLYLIAHALEEKPRIPFSPTHAEGTAIVGMEKFIRQEVQLQQWIESEQVDWILAPNTRESGTQFHSTARSHQNFLSDNATLNATLARILKES
- a CDS encoding CHAD domain-containing protein, which encodes MTQHQHSENDLLKDGAYLGIQKYFYKTIRYERKVLEDKDPENLHQMRVGMRCLRSAVTGFAPIVRLPAAMENKPIGKMAGVLGQLRDLDVLQEIMQSYQPHLISGEKRLLTQALKASIQQRSKAFKQVKKLLRGKKYQHFKQSVETWLQDPHYQEYARLSVSSTLPDLLLPCINQLLLHPGWWVGVKIEGGQVKRINRLTLKTAESQISDREDVLHDLRKQAKRVRYQMNLFSQYYGSDYQDYIMEMKRIQEVLGKIQDTLILEAFLDRVLPPNWRQKGPKLTKQLMQDRYQAWKAFYKLQQKYLSAEGRQGLRQAAIAPLTLPSALNGSDRTELRYDSGELKPVT